The following proteins are encoded in a genomic region of Sebastes fasciatus isolate fSebFas1 chromosome 14, fSebFas1.pri, whole genome shotgun sequence:
- the spc25 gene encoding kinetochore protein Spc25 isoform X2 — MEMDLLTSQLLFVLFPFLIVIIMASITDPNTSNGFTSAIEETHNKQLKTFGEISDMTTELCQSHRHFVKSALGTCLKKCKDDEMLFDTIQTFKRDLVQRNASLKGKQHAISELISEIQQKEMQKDDIIQKIEKLKEEQDKRKDLIRSQNKANKDRLRNLQKARVVFQDHLGMEMRTIHGKTQLVKGEKLQFVFRNINPSDQDSAYVVTMGIKDGLYQIVSSDPVLECLPVLESRLQETNNLAAFLANVRKEFISQARC, encoded by the exons ATTGTGATCATCATGGCGTCCATTACTGATCCAAACACGAGTAACGGATTCACTAGTGCAATCGAGGAGACCCACAACAAACAACTTAAAACATTTGGGGAGATAAGTGACATGACTACCGAGTTGTGCCAGTCCCACAGACACTTTGTGAAGTCTGCACTTG GTACATGTTTAAAGAAATGTAAGGATGATGAGATGCTGTTTGACACGATACAGACATTCAAAAGAG ACTTGGTACAGAGAAATGCGTCATTGAAAGGGAAACAGCATGCCATTTCTGAATTGATATCTGAGATTCAGCAGAAGGAGATGCAGAAAGACGACATCATCCAGAAGATAGAGAAACTTAAAGAAGAACAAGACAAGAGAAAAGACT TAATCAGGTCTCAGAATAAAGCAAACAAAGACAGACTGAGGAATCTCCAGAAAGCCAGAGTAGTCTTTCAAGACCATTTGGGGATGGAGATGCGAACAATCCACGGCAAAACACAATTGGTTAAAG GTGAaaagctgcagtttgttttccGCAATATCAACCCGTCAGATCAGGACAGCGCCTACGTTGTCACAATGGGGATTAAAGACGGGTTATACCAGA TTGTGTCCAGTGACCCCGTGCTCGAGTGTTTGCCCGTCTTGGAAAGCCGGCTTCAGGAGACCAATAACTTAGCAGCATTCCTGGCAAACGTCAGGAAGGAGTTTATCTCTCAGGCACGCTGCTAA